CGCTAATAATTTCGAACTTCTCATAGACACAATGCAAAATACCAATTATAGAGTACTATAGTTGTCCAAATTAAATTGCAAATGTATATACTAGAGTGCACTAGCAAAAATGAcagttctccaggttggtgtgcggaaggcatcccacaatgggttaactccccctatcgcccaggaaaagcagggattcacatgactgagttttaagccctctattggtctgaagctcctcccacccagttcgtccctgcttttcgcccaggacagagctacttctcatctcctatctcaagcctatacttatctctatttctaacactttttaaacttcttacctctttgactttctttcttaTAACCAGGCTTTATTTTTTCATCCTCTTACCAAAAAACAaaccttttctgcttctttttctctgccgcttgcctatcattctctatgacccctccagcaaagaaaaccatttcgaagcctcaaaagaaaaagaaaacaatgactcatgtgagagtcgttaggaagccatcagcagacaaaaggatgacctgccagaaaggtcAAGGAGAGTTTGCCGGCTTAGGCTGCCTACTGAGTCTCCCAGCCATGGAGGATCAAAGAGATCACCAGCGAGGCCCCTCGCTGAGTCTCTTACACACCAGGAATGGTGCGATCCCGGCCTCAAAAGTTGCGGCCGAGACTGAGGGAGTCCGAGACTGAGGGAGTCGGGGGTTCAGCACGCCACCCTCTCCActcagaacaagaggaggaagcaacggagcagctagatgctccaacagcatcaagggtgagatcaaatccattctttctcccccatgtggatgtttcccgccaaacaaagcgggcagccattttgagttgcagtttcgattccaacttgcaaagggaagcccctcctccttccacctcctccattgctcagacacagaataatgagatagccccaacgcctatcctaagcatggctcaaatagataaatctgttttAGCACAGATCACTAAGGCAGTACTGGATAATCTGTCTGTCCATTTGTTAGACAAGCAAACCTTGAGATCAAGCCGTTCTGCAAACTTGCAGAATCAAGCTTGCACACttctgagtcttcctcctctcctcctccacaattagaaaacaaaaataaaaacaatgataaaacaaaaaacaaaaataaggctttcaggtcaaaacagcccaattcttcccatagtctGCACTCATCAGCAGGCTCTGGGGATGACTCTCCAGACCCAtactccatagccaaaggtcgctctaacaaatccaagacccccttggctgagccccaccatgacagtgattcctccataatgtcactgcaggagttcttttcagaaggagaggagggtggatggtcagacatagaaattacagaccatatctcggctgatcgattctttaacaaagaggattttttacctttattgtccaaagcaattgtctctctagctagtgagccagtacaacccgacaaacagcaatctttatctagacgggcagcgatgtttccagaacccaagccaaccaccagagaggtaccttttcccaattcctttaataaattaatgaaggaggagtggaaatctcccctccaggggaaaaagggagtcagtacagcgcagaggttttatactcttcctcacaatgtgatggaagaattaaaaattccattagtagatgcccctgtggcggccttgctctcaggtgctgtattgccaaaagatggtgactttcccctaaaagaccacggggaaagaagatcagatacagctttaaaaaaggcgcatgaagcttcagcattagctttaagggcctcagcagtatcatcttttttcgctagagcttccatcttatgggtggaagacataataaaaaataaggaattagatcagcctactttatacagaggactgctcaaactctctaaatcttttgccttcctggctgatgctacacaagatgtgcttcagttttcagcccgctccatagcagctgctaatgtggccagacgttccatttggcttaagcactggaatgttgatcttccctcaaggggaaatcttgcgCCAACTCCTCTAGCGCTTCTGGCCTCAAGGTCTGGACGACAGCAGTTCTGACGCCAGGGAACCCTTCATCGGGGGGAGACTTCAGAACCAGTATCATCCATAGAAAAATACGAAGgtatttattccatcttatttctagtagccaaaaagggcaaaggctggagaccaattctggacctcaagcatctgaacaggtttgtcaaatatcgaaaattccgtatggagacattgcaaaccatcaaagaagcccttcacaaagcagaatatttgacttccatagacctcacagaggcatatctgcatgttcccatctcactacctcacagaaaattcctacgcttcacgtaccagaactatcattaccagtacaaagcacttccatttggcctatcctcggcaccccgcatcttcaccaagatcatggtgacactaatagctcatctccggctaaagggcgtgcatatttatccatatttggacgaccttatccgttctgtttccagtcagaaagCCTCGCAGGATCTACAGACAGCTGTCGAGTGCCTAGAAAGACACGGCTTTgtcataaacagaaaaaagagccatctcacacccacccaggtcctccctcatctaggagcactcatcgacacctccaagggtttaatattcctctccccagagagaataGTCAAGCTTCAGGACCGCTCAAGGGCAATTCATCGGCAAAGAACCAACTTAATGTATGCTGCGCATCTTCTGGGTTTAATGATCTCGTGCCTCGGCATTCTCCCATGGGCCAGGCTGCATTCTCGCCCCCTTCAGTGGTTCCTATTACCCTTCCAAGCTCAAATAGCAAGGAGGGATCGCCTCCCAATACTTCTCCCTCTGCACGTCAGAGACTCCCTCATGTGGTGGCaagacctccaaaatctgcaggtgggcagccccttccaggagcctcagaggatcttactgacaacagatgccagcctcgaagggtggggagcccactgcaactctctcctggcccaaggaaaatggaatgcagaggaaaaatgccacagcatcaactggctggagctcagggcagtacacctgggtctaaaagcattctcacgccatctgcgacattctcatgtcctagtcagaacggacaacacaacaacacgagcccacataacacgtcaagggggttccaaatccctctccctacacctggaggcccagagcatgctattatgggctgaacagaacttagcctccatatcagcccaacacatcaaagggaccctgaaccatacagcagactatttgagtcggcaacaaatagacccaggggaatggagcctaCATCCAGCAGTCTTCCAGAGAATCATACACCATTTCGGCCCACTAACGCTGGACCTGTTTGCATCCAGGCACAACCACAAGCTGCCAAGATTTCTCTCCAGATTCCAGTCTTACGGAGCCGAAGGGATAGATGCTCTATATATCAACTGGCCGAAAGAGAGGCTCTACGCATTCCCTCCAATCCCCCTCTTAGCCAGAGTTCtacaaaaaatcagaaaggaacaagccactgtagtcctagtagcccccttctggccccgacgcccctggttctccgagattctagccctagcagtgcaaggtccatggttcctgccccagatctcagatctcttgtctcaggaaccagtactgcacccagacccaaattggctcaaactagccgcctggctgctgagaggtccatctacttaactctgagttattctgaggatgtcatatccaccctgctggcatcccgcaaggacttcaccaccagaatttacgaaacaacctggaagtccttctgcaggtggagtgaaagggagaagcttattccacgggcaacaggtgtcaaggaactcctaccctttctccaacaaggccTTCAGATGGGTTTAAAACCGGGTACCCTGCGCAGGCAGACGTCAGCCGTGTCATCAGTCCTTTCCAGGCCTGGTAGGCAGCCACTAAGTTCACACCCTCACATCAAAAGATTCCTCCGTGGAGCAGCACTCAAGAGTCCTCCCATTGTCCATAggtttccttcctggagcctacatgttgtactttctgcattgactaaaccTCCCTTCAAACCAATTGCCTCTATTCCACTATGCATTTTGTCACAAAAAGttcttttccttgtggccataacatctgctTGCAGAATCTCAGAGTTATCTGCCATCTCAATCAGAAAAGGCCTCATCACCTTCCATAAGGATTCTGTCGTCCTTCGAACAGACCCGACCTTTATCCTTAAGGTCAACACGCTATTCCATAGGTCACAGgagcttattctgccatctttctgtcctaacccttctcatccacaggagaaggcctggcacaagctggatgtctgcagagccattaaagtttacttaaaaaggacagagtcctttcgaaaatctgattcactgtttgtttcctttcaccctgtggctatgggcaagaaggttaccagatctaccctagctaggtggttaaaagcatgtattttttcggcctatgaggcctcatgcctccccaagccattaggagtcacagctcactccactagagcagcagctacatcagccgccttaagtactaatgcccctctggcagaaatctgcaaggcggccacctggacaagtcctaattccttcataagacattacaaaatagacacatatgcctcagcggatgcctcctttggcaggagagtcctccagcaggttgtaggactacaatagactcggcttaagattttcccacccagataaggggttttagcttttgcatatcccattgtgggatgccttcctcacaccaacctggagaacggaacattggtacttaccgagaaggttccttctgggttggtgtgcggaaggcatcccaaccacaccctgaaacaccaccgagtctatcaggccacttgtctctgcatttagccggccagaccttttcctaaggatcctcaaagtttgtactctcagattgatttctaagtacttactaaaaagttatctgttcctctgtggttcttccttacctatgatacaaagagatgcttcctttctcaatttctgagctttagccatggacggaactggctaggaggagcttcagaccaatagagggcttaaaactcagtcatgtaagtccctgcttttcctgggcgatagggggagttaacccattgtaggatgccttccgcacaccaacccagaaggaaccttctcggtaagtaccaatgttccgttctGTGACACTTAAAAGACAATTGTCATTAAACTCTTGATTTGTTATTTAGTTATATCAAATGTGCTTTTGAAAAGCTATAAAGAACTATATAGAAATCATATAGAAAATTGGTTCTAACTTTATTTTATTCTCATTCTAGGGCTGGCAGATGCTCCCCTTTCACCATTACTTActtgcatcacccaaaaagctaggaattattttaaaatcagagAGAGAAATGGTGCACTTTCACAAAGCTTTGCAGgccaatgacatttttaaaatagacTAAAGAACAAATAACTGTATTTCTCCTGATTGCTTAACTGTTCTATTCTGCCGAAGAGACACCACATGGAATCTACTCTCCCAAGCATTCTACAGTTGAATTGATCAAATTACAATATGACAGAGCAAATAATCATCTTGGCAGGTTATAACCTGCTAGCTGGTGTGACCTGTTGACAAGAGTTGGTGTATAATTCCTGCACAGTGACTAGCTGATCTCTTCCTTACCGTTGCACATTATAATAGAAGCACGTCTTTGTGATAAGCCATGTGAGAAAGTTTTCAGAAACTCAGTAAACCACTAACTTTGCCTTTAGGGTGCTCAGTAGGTTAAACAAAGGGTGTTTTGCTAGTGAAAATCCCCATATTCTTAAAATGGTATTGAAACAAATGAACTTGACACTCGATGATCAGTTGATTTTAAGTGTTTTAGCTAATTGCTATGTAAATAGGTATTTGATCCGTGTATGATAAAACTTAGGCCTACTGATTAAATAAAGCTGACAATTGTATCTAATTTTTCCACAAGTGTAAATAACAAAGCAATTACTTTTAAAGGCAGTTTGCGCTTAATAGTGTGCTTATCGAGAGAATCAGATCGCTTGTTAGCTATCCATATGGTTAAAGTTTTTTATCCCAAAAGCTAGTCAGGGtgataaaacacatacaaaaatcaGGCTATGGATAATTAGACCACTTTTGAAACAGGCACCCCTGAAATGACAAAGCACTAACCTAGATTCAGCACACTGTGAAGTGTGAACAGGTAGTGGCTCTATACGCTTTaaatcaaatgtgtgtgtgtgtgtgtgtgtgtgtgtttggtaaaTTATCTGTTTTCCAAAGAAGGTTGGAAGACAGCATATTTTGGAGAATTAAAGATTTACTTCAATCTTCTCTTTAACAGCATGCCTAGTAGCCATAGGCAacaaggaattccatgcaggcaaaTAAgttgtgtggtggaggatgcatCTTTCTTTCACTCTACCACCTGGTTTCCATGCAGGCCATGGAGAAAATGAAGCCCATCCCTCAGATACagctagtaaaaaaaaaccctgtaggctagtaactttgtaggcttatttatcttttttaaacTTGTAggcttatttaatttttgtgaaccgcccagggagcttcagctattgggcggtataaaaatgcaatcaataaatatcaCAAGTGCAGAGAAATTGATACTTGCCATTTAAAAGGGAAATGATACCAATTAATATAAAATCCAACTGGTATAGCTATTCCTTTTTCCTTAATGAAAGCCTGTTTTAGAGTTTCTCCTTCTGTTCTagtatggctcagttcagacaacatgctaaaccatgctgcttaaccacaaaatggttaacggaatgcatgcattccattaaccattttgtgtttaagcagcatggtttagcatgttgtctgaatggggcctatagaTGAATTGTAAGGAAGTTAATGTGATATTAGTTAGAAATTAGATTTTCTTCCAATTAAATAACACGCATGGTCAGTGTGTCAAACCATATTCACAGAGAAGGCTTCAGAAAGTTGGGGTAGGTAGTTAAGAGAGGTTTCAACTGCATAAGTGTTTTTAACCATTATTTTTagtgaaaatgtgtatttaaaatattgcaattGTGATTTGAAAAGCAAATGGGTAATTACCCTTTGCAATGGGATTTTTCATAGACTAGTGCTCTTTGGCACTGTGTGTTGCAGGAAAGAGAAAACTACTGTCAATACAGTTTGGTTAAATTGTATATCTTTACTTctgtaaacataaataaaaactgCTTTTGTAAATGTTAGTTTTGCTTATTATTGctattttgttgcatttttatcttgcccttcctGCAAGCTCAGAGCAGCATATGTTGTTGCCCGACCCACACTCTATTTGTATCCTCACCCTGTGACATAAATTAGGCTGACAGATGGAATCTAcaccaaggtcacccaatgagctttacagcccaatcctatacacatctcaGAAATTCAATCACActgcgttcaatgggacttaatcccaggtgtgtataagattgcagccaaagggtgcgatcctatacatgtgttaacagaaaaaaagttgtacagctcacagcagccagccatggaatcctgactttttttctttctaaacatgcataggattgcactctacgTTGCCTAAACATGAGCGTGTGACTTCTGTCACTATCGCTCAATACATTTGTGGCATACGTTTCTGTGGATTAGGATTCGCTTCATCAGGTACATGAAGTGTATCTGTTGTTGGCAAGTATATACACACATGAGTGATGGAAAACACTAAAGAGATCAGATGGAAATTAAGAGTAACATTTTATGTGTCATAAGACTTCCTtggttttgctacaacagactaatGAGGTTACTCCGCCAGAAAAATTGCACTCTggacagctaacaataaaatccagatttaaaacttttaaaacattaaaaacaagtctcccccctccctcacgtTTAATATGGGGTTAACAGATGCACCTCATAAAGCTACTCCACAAAAAAAACTCAAAATTACAACGGATACTTAAAAGAGTGCAACTTGTGGTGCGCCATCAGAAGGCGATGTACTAAGTCCTTCGTCATAGGAGACAGCTGCAATTCGGAAAGTACTTTACAACCTGCAGTGCGCACATCCTATAATAAACCTGCAAGTTGCGTCGCTATTAATCCTACTCTGCAGGTTGAGAAAGCGAAAACGCTGCCCTACCCATCTTCCCAACCCAGGGCAAAGTGCTAGACGAAGTGGAACATTTAACTGTAGGGGGGCAAAGAAacgagtgcggggggggggatgcgCGCCGGAGTGAGCCGAGAAAGCGCTGCTCCACTGCAGTGCAAGTCTCGGATCAGTCGCGATGCTTGCGAGGGGCCCTTTGGGGAAGAAGCTGCATCCCTCCGAGATCCTCTAGCTGCGCTTCACACGTTGCAACCCAAGAGGGCACCGCCGTCGCCCGGCCTGTGCTACGCCGAGATCACGTCTCCCCACTCGAGCAGCACGTGGGCCGAGCCTCTCTTCCGGGGAGGCCTCTTATCACGTGGCCCTCATGAATGTAGAAAAGCGCTGTCATAAACATGCACgagcctttcccttcccttccactcccCCCTACCGGAAGTGCCCGACCGGTCGGTTTGGCAACGGCCGAGCACAACATGGCGGCGGCTgcaacggcggcggcggcgacgcggGAGCCCGCTGGGCGTGCCGGCTTGGGGCTCGGGCGCCCGCCTCGCTCCACACCCCGCGGGGCCCGCCAGCTCCCGGCCAGCCCGTGGGAGCTGGTGAAGCCCTCCGTGACCGAGCTCTCGCGGGCCGTCCGGAGCAACATCCTGTGCACCGTGCCCGGCTGCGGCAAAGTGCTGCCCAACCCGCCGGCGCTGAGCATGCACCTCAGCAAGGCCCACcgcgtgcagcagcagcagcaggtgagcgCCGCCCCCGCCGCGGCGTCGCCTCGGAGgcctctttccttctcccccccccccccccggggaaggCTTTACCTCAGCGAACCCCTCCAGGGCTTTACCTGGGAGACCCCCTTCCTccatcccaccctccctccagGGCTTTACCTGGGAGACCCCCTTCCTccatcccaccctccctccagGGCTTTACCTGGGAGACCCCCTTCCTccatcccaccctccctccagGGCTTTACCTGGGAGACCCCCTTCCTCCATTCCACCCTCCCTCCAGGGCTTTACCTGGGAGACCCCCTTCCTccatcccaccctccctccagGGCTTTACCTGGGAGACCCCCTTCCTccatcccaccctccctccagGGCTTTACCTGGGAGACCCCCTTCCTccatcccaccctccctccagGGCTTTATCTGGGAGACCCCCTTCCTccatcccaccctccctccagGGCTTTACCTCGGGGTGGCTGGGGTGGCTCTCTTCCACGGGCCGCCCCCCCTCAAGCATTTGCCTCGGAGATCTTGCCTCAGGGGCTTGCCTCGGTTCTCTTCCCAAGGCTGTAATCCGGAGAGACACCCcgctttctttccccccatcatGCGGTGCTTTACCTCAAGAGACCCCCGGCCAccgcacaggctctgaacaccagacccggccgcggctgctccctgctcaagccaagcacccccgcttgatacgcctgaggcgagggataaaaacaaccttcctccaaactatgtggagaaaggggttaaatggagaaggatttcaataatataaaataatacgcTGTGAGTTATACGTGCTGAggggaatgattgtcagagtgggtgctaaatgtataaacttcagataatatatgccaaacagacacgtgggatttttgtggtcgttaaaaacaaaatgattaaaatttatttttaaaagttcacaagctttgtttcaaaataaaacctttaaaaaccttttttggaacctttcatccagtcctttcactcattcacatacacgctttcctttccctcacacaatcactcttgagctctCCTTATTGtcaatattgtttaatatacatcaactatctgcacaccacactccgaagacaccactctctactcggaacctcaaatttcccagaacttaagtactctaaacacagagagcactaaagactctaagacagcctttctcaacctggggcactccagatgtgttggactacaactcccagaatgccccagccagctctggctggggcattctgggagatgcagtccaacacatctggagtgccccaggttgagaaccactgctctaagagcacctaaaaagtcccccacaatcccctccgtccttcccttatatatcactcctccccctccccagacattctaactccgcccactcaggccaacattctaaactcaccacagacttacaaaccgcagacatacatttgggaactgacttgtggggtgtaacgccacaccccaTCCTTCCTTCACCCAGGGACTTACTTCGGAGacgacactccccccccccctctttctttctccactgagcagggggttggactcaatggccttataggccccttccagctctactattgtatgattatACTTCAGAGATCCCTCCAGTGCTTTGAGTCAGAAGTCATCTTACATTCCCTCCCAGTGGTTTACCTTGGAGATCTTGCCTCACTTCCCTCCAATGACTTACCTCAGATACCCATCTCATGCTTTGATTCAGAGACCCGCTTTCTTTCCCCTTGTGATGCTTTATCTCAGCAACCCTTCCAGTGCTTTACCTGGGAGACCCCCTCCCTCCAATGGCTTACTTCAGAGACCCTCCCACCTGTCTCTCTCCAGTGAGTTCAGATATCCCTCCAGTGCTTTATGTTGGAGGTCTTTTTCCATTCCCTCTCAATGAGACCTCTGAGATCTTGCCTCACTTTCTTCCAATGACTTACCTCAGATACTCTTCCAATGTTTTGATTCggagacacacacccctttcaccGAAGTAATGCTTTACCTCAGCGACCCTTCCAGTGCTTTACCTGGGAGACCCCCTTCTATTAGGGGGTCAGTTGTTAAGGATTTATTAATGTTTACAGGGATCCACCTAGTAAGAAAAGGAAAATTGAAACTTCAATATCAAGTCAGTTGCTGGGGGAGAAAGTTAAAGAAGCTTCTGCCAATGTCCACAGCAGATGTACTAGCACTAAAGACTTGGAGACTTCTGTGATCAAACCAGCAGCTTCCTTTGAAGATTCCAGCCGCTCCTATACCACTAAGCAAACACAAACGCAGCCCAAAAATATGCCAAAGTTGCTTCTGCCAAAGCCCAAAGTGGCTTTGGTTAAACTACCTGTAATGCAGCTTACTCACTTGCCTATCTTTGTATCTGCGCCAGACTCTTCTGTCAAACCCGTTGTAGTTGCTGTTGATGACAAAGGCTCTGTTATGAGTACCGTTCACTTGATGCCTCTGCCATTAGGAATTATGATGCCTGCACTGGAAGCTGAAAATCTTGCATTTAAAGACACTTTGAccctttcaaaaaacaaaagttctggcaGCATTGAGCCAGTCAGCACAGGTATTCAGGTCAATTTGGGTAAAGTTACATCAAATAATACAATTCATGGTCTGGAGGCTATATGCTACAAGAATGGAATTTGTTCCACAAATGTACAAACTGATCTATCTTACATTTCACAAAACTTTGTGCCCTCTACAGCCTGGACTCCCGATTCctcagtgtcctctttttctcAAACAGACCTGACATTCAGTTCACAAGTTTTGCTGCCAATTAGTGTACAGACACAGACCCTGTTGCCCAGTTCAAAGCTGACTTCATCCATCGCTGCTCAGACAGATACACTTGCACAGGCTTGCTTCCAGTCATGTGGAGTTTCTCGAGAGACTCAAACCACCAGGTCACAGAAAAGTATTGATGGGAGAGTACAAATGGACCAGGCTGTAATGTGCAATGACATTTTTGACAGTGTTAGTTCATCGTTTAATGATTCAAACTCAGTTGTGCTTCCAGGCAGCAACTTGATGGCTGCAGGCCTGGGTCAAAGTTTGCTACAAAGAGGAACCTGTAAATCTTTGAGTCAGGACTCTAAGTGTGAGCCGATTATCAACTTCAGTGCACAGAATAATATTCTCCCACAGCAAGTTATGACAGACAATCAAACCCAGACAATGGAGTTACTGAATGATCTCGAAACTATTTTTTCAAGTAATACAGCCGGTCAGTCGTTGGATAACCGTAGTCTTTTAACAGATACTAACTCCAATTCTGGGGCCCCACTCCCGTCTGGCCCTACACAGAACTCAGGAATTGATTTTGACATAGAAGAGTTCTTTACAGCTTCAAATATCCAAACTCAGACAGAAGAGACCGAACTTGGTAACTTGAATTCTGAGCCAGTCTTGGAATCACTAGATATTGAAActcaaacagatttattttcagaTAATGCCACACAGTCCTATACCTGCCGAGGTAATCCCAGTTTCTTAGGCTTGGAGATGTTTGACACACAGACCCAGACAGACTTAAATTTCTTTTTAGATAGTCCCTACCTACCTTTGGGAAGCATCTTGAAGCAGTCCAGTTTCTCTATGAGCATAGATTCATCTGATacagaaacacagacagaaatGCAGTTTCCTGAGAGAAGTGCCTCTAATCAGATAGCAGAGAGCAAAGTCCAGCTGAACCGCTCAAGGGCAATTCATCGGCAAAGAACCAACTTAATGTATGCTGCGCATCTTCTGGGTTTAATGATCTCGTGCCTCGGCATTCTCCCATGGGCCAGGCTGCATTCTCGCCCCCTTCAGTGGTTCCTATTACCCTTCCAAGCTCAAATAGCAAGGAGGGATCGCCTCCCAATACTTCTCCCTCTGCACGTCAGAGACTCCCTCATGTGGTGGCaagacctccaaaatctgcaggtgggcagccccttccaggagcctcagaggatcttactgacaacagatgccagcctcgaagggtggggagcccactgcaactctctcctggccca
The sequence above is drawn from the Elgaria multicarinata webbii isolate HBS135686 ecotype San Diego chromosome 14, rElgMul1.1.pri, whole genome shotgun sequence genome and encodes:
- the LOC134408946 gene encoding ATM interactor-like, with amino-acid sequence MAAAATAAAATREPAGRAGLGLGRPPRSTPRGARQLPASPWELVKPSVTELSRAVRSNILCTVPGCGKVLPNPPALSMHLSKAHRVQQQQQVSAAPAAASPRRDPPSKKRKIETSISSQLLGEKVKEASANVHSRCTSTKDLETSVIKPAASFEDSSRSYTTKQTQTQPKNMPKLLLPKPKVALVKLPVMQLTHLPIFVSAPDSSVKPVVVAVDDKGSVMSTVHLMPLPLGIMMPALEAENLAFKDTLTLSKNKSSGSIEPVSTGIQVNLGKVTSNNTIHGLEAICYKNGICSTNVQTDLSYISQNFVPSTAWTPDSSVSSFSQTDLTFSSQVLLPISVQTQTLLPSSKLTSSIAAQTDTLAQACFQSCGVSRETQTTRSQKSIDGRVQMDQAVMCNDIFDSVSSSFNDSNSVVLPGSNLMAAGLGQSLLQRGTCKSLSQDSKCEPIINFSAQNNILPQQVMTDNQTQTMELLNDLETIFSSNTAGQSLDNRSLLTDTNSNSGAPLPSGPTQNSGIDFDIEEFFTASNIQTQTEETELGNLNSEPVLESLDIETQTDLFSDNATQSYTCRGNPSFLGLEMFDTQTQTDLNFFLDSPYLPLGSILKQSSFSMSIDSSDTETQTEMQFPERSASNQIAESKVQLNRSRAIHRQRTNLMAGRCSPFTITYLHHPKS